A genomic window from Lotus japonicus ecotype B-129 chromosome 1, LjGifu_v1.2 includes:
- the LOC130732755 gene encoding F-box/kelch-repeat protein At3g23880-like, protein MMQQLLPLSVADTEPPPPILIDELIWEILSLLPVKSLVRFRCVCKSWKLTISNPQFMKLHLRRSSAKAAADFADSQVVVMTKRDHIAHSPLLSKFHIVHDETFTADEPWPVHALREPFNQPHVSICYAPSLFSSQNNDKLKGHCRLIGACNGLVSVINEGYNSAESATKLSCCNLNPATKLRSQVSPTLSLCYKQFHSLIHSVFRIFGFGYDPLNDTYKVVVVFYHRNHLEHCMQSVANVYNMGDGCWRRIQSFPDFTREHWGRGTAPDQNGVYLNGTINWVLRLNIAYDIISLDLGSEVCSRLSLPCFPPPGPKCVYDLPPILGVLKDSLCVLHNNNDKTFVIWKMNEFGAHESWTPLFNFDFKKEDLYRFDKFFFSENDEVLLMTLTKQVLYNHSDITFKFNDRVHNYIHDWNNIENYVESLVSPS, encoded by the coding sequence ATGATGCAGCAACTCCTCCCACTCTCTGTTGCAGATACAGAGCCGCCACCACCAATTCTTATCGACGAACTCATCTGGGAAATCTTGTCGTTGCTTCCGGTGAAGTCCCTTGTGCGGTTCAGGTGCGTGTGCAAGTCATGGAAGCTCACCATCTCCAATCCGCAATTCATGAAACTGCACCTTCGTCGATCTTCAGCTAAAGCCGCAGCAGACTTCGCAGACAGCCAAGTAGTGGTCATGACCAAAAGAGACCATATCGCACACAGTCCATTACTATCCAAGTTCCACATTGTCCATGATGAAACCTTCACCGCCGACGAACCCTGGCCGGTCCACGCCCTACGCGAACCCTTCAATCAACCACATGTCTCAATCTGCTATGCTCCTTCGCTATTTTCATCCCAAAACAATGACAAACTAAAGGGCCATTGTCGTTTGATTGGAGCCTGCAACGGCTTGGTTTCTGTGATCAATGAAGGATACAACTCTGCAGAGTCTGCAACGAAATTATCATGTTGTAACTTGAACCCAGCTACCAAGTTACGATCTCAAGTGTCACCAACTTTGTCTTTGTGTTACAAACAGTTTCACTCTTTGATCCATAGTGTTTTTCGTATTTTTGGGTTTGGATATGATCCTTTGAATGACACCTATAAAGTGGTGGTGGTTTTTTACCACAGGAATCATCTTGAACACTGCATGCAAAGCGTGGCAAATGTTTACAACATGGGTGATGGTTGTTGGAGAAGAATTCAATCTTTCCCGGATTTTACACGTGAACATTGGGGGCGCGGAACAGCACCGGATCAAAATGGAGTTTACTTGAATGGAACAATAAATTGGGTGTTAAGATTAAACATCGCGTACGACATTATTTCACTTGATTTGGGGAGCGAAGTGTGTTCACGATTGTCACTGCCTTGTTTTCCTCCACCTGGCCCTAAATGCGTTTACGATCTTCCGCCAATTCTGGGGGTTCTTAAGGATTCCTTGTGTGTTTTGCACAATAATAACGATAAGACGTTTGTGATTTGGAAAATGAACGAGTTTGGAGCTCATGAGTCTTGGACTCCGCTATTCAACTTTGATTTCAAAAAGGAAGATCTATATCGTTTTGATAAGttctttttttctgaaaatgatGAAGTATTATTGATGACACTCACCAAACAAGTTCTATATAACCACAGTGATATCACATTCAAATTTAATGATAGAGTTCATAACTATATTCACGATTGGAATAATATCGAGAATTATGTTGAAAGTTTGGTTTCACCTTCTTGA
- the LOC130732756 gene encoding protein EIN4-like, with protein sequence MPMMQGNILISPNSLGFAQWMTLLLRFQIGSAHGRFILPPKDFSNTQFRGLKVVLADDDDVNRTLTKKLLEKLGCQVTAVSSGLECLGVKIILLDLHMPEMDGFEVARRIRKFQSRNWPLIIAQTASAEEHIKERCLQVGTNGLIRKPEVATCR encoded by the coding sequence ATGCCGATGATGCAAGGTAACATCTTGATTTCACCAAACTCTCTGGGTTTTGCACAATGGATGACACTTCTTCTCAGGTTTCAGATAGGATCAGCACATGGAAGATTCATTCTTCCTCCTAAAGATTTTTCAAACACACAGTTTAGAGGGCTTAAGGTTGTGTTAGCCGATGATGATGACGTAAACAGAACCTTGACTAAGAAGCTGCTTGAGAAGCTGGGTTGTCAAGTAACTGCTGTTTCATCAGGTCTTGAATGTCTAGGTGTCAAGATTATCCTGTTGGATCTTCACATGCCTGAAATGGATGGTTTTGAAGTTGCAAGAAGGATAAGGAAGTTCCAGAGCAGAAACTGGCCCTTGATTATTGCGCAAACAGCAAGTGCAGAAGAACACATAAAGGAAAGATGCCTGCAGGTGGGGACGAATGGATTGATTCGAAAACCTGAAGTTGCTACGTGCAGGTGA
- the LOC130727241 gene encoding F-box/kelch-repeat protein At3g23880-like — MREVETQNLPKPKPPPPLPLPIVPDELIWEILLFLPVKSLMRLRCVYKSWKLIISDSHFVKLHLRRSLENSSADIAHIKLLSEVHAYNQPYVSYYYVPLLFSPQYPESHRFHPIGKCFNLLGVCNGLVSFKNSWNQVCFWNPAIRLWSQISPPLPMQHKEQEQEYPDDQTTFGFGYDGVNDTYKVVAVSYYDNDSEQRTHKVW; from the coding sequence ATGAGGGAAGTCGAAACACAGAACCTACCGAAGccaaaaccaccaccaccactgccgctgCCGATTGTTCCTGACGAACTCATATGGGAAATCTTGTTGTTTCTTCCTGTCAAATCTCTCATGCGGTTAAGGTGCGTATACAAGTCATGGAAGCTCATCATCTCTGATTCCCACTTCGTGAAACTACACCTTCGTCGATCTTTAGAAAACAGCAGCGCAGACATCGCACACATCAAATTACTGTCCGAGGTTCATGCCTACAATCAACCATATGTCTCATATTACTATGTTCCTTTGTTATTCTCGCCCCAGTACCCAGAGAGTCATCGCTTCCACCCAATTGGGAAGTGTTTCAATTTGCTTGGAGTCTGCAACGGCTTGGTTTCTTTCAAAAATTCTTGGAACCAGGTCTGTTTCTGGAATCCAGCTATCAGGTTATGGTCTCAAATCTCACCACCTTTACCTATGCAGCAtaaagaacaagaacaagaataCCCGGATGATCAAACAACTTTTGGGTTTGGATATGATGGTGTGAATGACACTTATAAGGTGGTTGCTGTTTCTTACTATGACAATGATAGCGAACAACGCACACACAAAGTGTGGTAA
- the LOC130727258 gene encoding F-box/kelch-repeat protein At3g23880-like has translation MKSLRVADAEPPLPPPPSPPILIPDELIKEILSLLPVKSLVRFNCVSKSWKLIISDPHFVKLHLHRSSAKITDFEHIQLQSLPIYQSQVSIYSIPLLFSSQNQKPHLYPIDNHYKLMGVCNGLVSFIKLELCSKECTCWVRLWNPAIRLWSQVSPPLSLRRQQNGYFDSSFCTFGFGYDRLNDTYKVVAVFYYRTHSEELMQSVINVYDMRGSCWRTIQSFPDLSDKPPKLCLSSEQIGVYVSGTVNSVRIVNTNLFFIVSLDLGTEEHTQMSVPCFPQRAEGINFPPALGVLKDSLCVLHNISETRFVIWQMKEIGAHDSWTQLFDIVFEGHLVRWRTPMEHLTGFVLFEDEVLLMSYLEQVLYNKRDNTFKLNSIANRSSIANRSDAINGLHVHNYIESLVSPC, from the coding sequence ATGAAGAGCCTCCGTGTTGCAGATGCGGAGCCGccgctgccgccaccaccatccccACCGATTCTCATCCCCGACGAACTCATCAAAGAAATCCTGTCGTTGCTTCCGGTGAAATCCCTCGTGCGGTTCAATTGCGTGTCCAAGTCATGGAAGCTCATCATATCCGATCCCCACTTCGTGAAACTGCACCTTCATCGATCTTCCGCTAAAATCACAGACTTTGAACACATTCAGTTACAGTCCTTACCCATCTATCAATCACAAGTATCAATTTACTCTATTCCTCTATTATTCTCATCCCAGAATCAAAAGCCACATTTGTACCCAATAGACAACCATTACAAGTTGATGGGAGTCTGCAATGGCTTGGTCTCTTTCATCAAACTGGAACTTTGCTCTAAAGAATGCACTTGTTGGGTCCGTTTGTGGAACCCAGCTATCAGGTTATGGTCTCAAGTTTCACCACCATTGTCTTTGCGCAGACAACAAAATGGATATTTTGACTCGAGTTTTTGTACTTTTGGGTTTGGATATGATCGTTTGAATGACACTTATAAGGTGGTGGCAGTTTTTTACTATAGGACTCATAGTGAAGAGCTCATGCAAAGTGTGATAAATGTTTACGACATGAGGGGTAGTTGTTGGAGAACTATTCAATCTTTTCCTGATCTCAGTGATAAGCCACCTAAGTTATGCTTAAGTTCAGAGCAAATTGGAGTTTATGTAAGCGGCACAGTTAACTCGGTAAGAATAGTGAATACGAACTTGTTCTTCATTGTTTCTCTTGATTTGGGGACAGAAGAGCACACACAAATGTCGGTGCCATGTTTTCCTCAGCGTGCTGAAGGCATCAATTTCCCACCGGCTCTCGGGGTTCTGAAAGATTCATTGTGTGTTTTGCATAACATCAGCGAGACGAGGTTTGTGATTTGGCAAATGAAGGAGATTGGAGCTCACGACTCTTGGACTCAACTATTTGACATTGTTTTTGAAGGGCATCTCGTCCGGTGGAGGACTCCTATGGAACATCTAACTGGGTTCGTCTTGTTCGAGGATGAAGTCTTGTTGATGTCATACCTCGAACAAGTTCTATATAACAAGAGAGATAATACATTCAAACTTAATAGTATAGCTAATAGGTCTAGTATAGCTAATAGGTCTGATGCCATTAATGGCTTACATGTCCACAATTATATTGAAAGCTTGGTTTCACCTTGTTGA
- the LOC130731328 gene encoding protein EIN4-like: protein MAKGSLLFLLFLSVSTLFLSVSGIDVEYAHCNCDDDEGFWSIQSLLVSQKVSDFFIAIAYFSIPLELLYFVSYSNVPFKLVFLQFVAFIVLCGLTHLLNAYTYYGPHSFQMFLSLTVAKFFTALVSCATAITFPTLIPLLLKIKIRELFLRQNVLELGQEVGMMKKQKEASWHVRMLTREIRKSLDKHTILYTTLVELSKALELHNCAVWMPDEDRRVMHLTHELKPSSAKNFLDSIPVNDLDVLEIRKSKGVRILRPDSALGAASNGGSGDSGNGGAVAAIRMPILHVSNFKGGTPEFIETSYAILVLVLPDSNSRAWTPHEMELVEVVADQVAVALSHASVLEESQLMSQKLAEQNRALQQAQKNAMMASLARSSFEKVMSHGMRRPMHSILGLLSMFQEDNIRPEQKIIIDTMLKVSNSLSRLINDVMEISANDKGSFRLEMKPFHLHYMLREASCIAKCLCVYKGFGLEIDVQRSLPDLVIGDEARSFQVILHMVGYLLNLYDRGTLIFQVFLESDNGDKDDRSLGIWRSSVQNDYAYVKFNLQITGNSSHTDESSLTRNHAGKRLSNIESKEGLSFSMCKTLVQMMQGNILVSPNSHGLAQGMTLLLRFQIGSAHGRFILPPKDFSNTQFRGLKVVLADDDNVNRTVTKKLLEKLGCQVTAVSSGLECLAAISAAGNSFKIILLDLHMPEMDGFEVARRIRKFQSRNWPLIIALTASAEEHIKERCLQVGMNGLIRKPILLHEIADELRTVLLRAGEKL, encoded by the exons ATGGCAAAAGGGTCACTGTTGTTTTTGCTGTTTCTCTCTGTTTCTACTCTGTTTCTCTCTGTTTCTGGAATAGACGTTGAATATGCACACTGCAACTGCGATGACGATGAAGGGTTTTGGAGCATACAGAGCCTCCTTGTTTCCCAAAAAGTCAGCGATTTTTTCATCGCCATTGCATATTTCTCAATACCACTTGAGCTGCTTTACTTTGTTAGCTACTCTAATGTTCCATTCAAATTGGTTTTTCTTCAGTTTGTTGCCTTTATAGTACTTTGCGGTTTGACCCATTTGCTCAATGCCTATACCTATTATGGCCCTCATTCCTTTCAGATGTTTCTCTCACTCACAGTTGCTAAATTCTTCACTGCTCTTGTTTCTTGTGCTACTGCAATCACCTTTCCTACCCTGATTCCCCTGCTTCTGAAGATCAAGATTAGGGAATTGTTTTTGAGGCAGAATGTGTTGGAATTGGGACAAGAGGTTGGGATGATGAAGAAGCAAAAGGAAGCTAGCTGGCATGTTAGGATGCTCACTCGCGAGATTAGGAAGTCTTTGGATAAACATACTATATTGTACACTACTTTGGTTGAGCTTTCTAAGGCATTGGAGTTGCACAATTGTGCAGTTTGGATGCCTGATGAGGACAGGCGAGTGATGCATTTGACTCATGAGCTGAAACCGAGCTCGGCTAAGAATTTTCTTGATTCTATCCCTGTGAATGATTTGGATGTGTTGGAGATTAGAAAGAGCAAAGGGGTGCGGATTTTGAGGCCTGATTCTGCATTGGGAGCTGCAAGTAATGGTGGGTCTGGGGACTCTGGTAATGGTGGAGCTGTGGCGGCCATTCGGATGCCGATACTTCATGTTTCGAATTTCAAAGGAGGGACGCCGGAGTTCATTGAGACATCTTATGCTATTCTGGTTTTGGTTCTTCCAGATTCAAACTCCAGGGCTTGGACCCCCCATGAGATGGAGTTGGTGGAAGTGGTGGCTGACCAAGTGGCTGTAGCACTATCTCATGCATCTGTTCTTGAAGAGTCTCAGctaatgagtcagaaactcgcGGAGCAGAACCGTGCTTTGCAACAGGCTCAGAAGAATGCAATGATGGCTAGCTTGGCAAGGAGCTCATTTGAGAAAGTGATGAGCCATGGAATGAGGAGACCTATGCATTCAATTCTGGGATTGCTTTCAATGTTTCAGGAGGATAATATAAGACCTGAGCAGAAGATTATCATTGACACAATGTTGAAAGTTAGCAATTCTCTGTCGCGTTTGATTAATGATGTGATGGAGATTTCAGCAAATGACAAAGGAAGCTTTCGGTTAGAGATGAAGCCTTTCCATCTGCATTACATGTTGAGGGAAGCCTCTTGCATTGCCAAGTGTTTGTGTGTGTATAAAGGCTTTGGCCTTGAAATTGATGTTCAGAGGTCTTTGCCTGATCTTGTAATAGGTGATGAGGCAAGGTCTTTTCAAGTAATTTTGCATATGGTTGGATATTTATTAAACTTGTATGACAGAGGGACTCTCATTTTTCAAGTTTTTCTGGAGAGTGATAATGGGGATAAGGATGATAGAAGTCTTGGAATATGGAGATCAAGCGTGCAAAATGATTACGCGtatgtaaaatttaatttacaGATAACTGGTAATAGTTCCCATACAGATGAATCAAGTTTAACAAGAAACCATGCTGGTAAGAGGCTCAGCAACATTGAATCTAAGGAGGGCCTGAGCTTCAGCATGTGCAAAACACTAGTGCAG ATGATGCAAGGTAATATCTTGGTTTCACCAAACTCTCACGGTTTAGCACAAGGGATGACACTTCTTCTCAGGTTTCAGATAGGATCAGCACATGGAAGATTCATTCTTCCTCCTAAAGATTTTTCAAACACACAGTTTAGAGGGCTTAAGGTCGTGTTAGCCGATGATGACAACGTAAACAGGACTGTGACTAAGAAGCTGCTTGAGAAACTGGGTTGTCAAGTAACTGCTGTTTCATCAGGTCTTGAATGTCTTGCTGCTATAAGTGCTGCCGGTAACTCATTCAAGATCATCCTGTTGGATCTTCACATGCCTGAAATGGATGGTTTTGAAGTTGCAAGAAGGATACGGAAGTTTCAGAGCAGAAACTGGCCCTTGATCATTGCTCTTACAGCAAGTGCAGAAGAACACATAAAGGAAAGATGCCTTCAGGTGGGAATGAATGGATTGATTCGAAAGCCTATTCTCCTGCATGAGATAGCAGATGAACTTAGAACGGTTCTGCTACGTGCAGGTGAAAAGTTGTGA